Proteins from one Cicer arietinum cultivar CDC Frontier isolate Library 1 chromosome 3, Cicar.CDCFrontier_v2.0, whole genome shotgun sequence genomic window:
- the LOC101499459 gene encoding probable protein phosphatase 2C 60: MLSELMNYLTVCFRPRLDRYTRSGSDAGGKQDGLLWYKDSGRHLNGEFSMAVVQANNLLEDQSHIESGSLSSNDSGPYGTFVGVYDGHGGPETSRFINDHLVHHLKRFTAEQQSMSVDVIRKAIQATEDGFMSLVAKQWSMKPQIASVGSCCLVGVICNGTLYVANLGDSRAVLGRAVKATGEVLAVQLSTEHNAAIESIRQELRSLHPDDPKIVVLKHNVWRVRGLIQISRSIGDVYLKKAEFNREPLYAKFRLRQPFKMPILSSEPSISVHQLQPHDQFIIFASDGLWEHLSNQDAVDIVKKNPRSGIARRLVKAALQEAAEKREMRYSDLKNIDRGVRRHFHDDITVIVVFIESNLVSRASNVKLTSISVRGGGVNLRPNTLAPCSAT, translated from the exons ATGTTATCAGAGTTGATGAACTATTTGACAGTGTGTTTTCGGCCGCGTTTGGATCGATATACACGCAGTGGTTCAGATGCTGGCGGTAAACAGGATGGACTTTTGTGGTACAAAGACTCAGGGAGGCACTTGAATGGTGAGTTTTCGATGGCTGTGGTCCAAGCCAACAACTTGTTGGAGGACCAGAGCCATATTGAATCGGGTAGTTTGAGCTCCAATGATTCTGGACCGTATGGTACGTTTGTTGGTGTCTATGATGGACATGGAGGGCCTGAGACATCAAGGTTTATCAATGATCACTTAGTTCACCATCTCAAGA GGTTTACTGCGGAGCAACAATCGATGTCAGTAGATGTTATTCGCAAGGCAATCCAAGCAACAGAAGATGGATTTATGTCTCTTGTTGCTAAACAGTGGTCAATGAAACCACAAATTGCATCTGTTGGATCATGCTGTCTTGTTGGTGTAATTTGTAATGGAACACTTTATGTAGCAAATCTCGGTGATTCCCGGGCCGTTTTAGGAAGAGCAGTCAAAGCAACCGGGGAGGTTTTAGCTGTGCAATTGTCAACAGAACACAATGCAGCAATAGAGTCTATAAGACAAGAGCTGCGATCTTTGCACCCTGACGATCCAAAAATCGTTGTTTTGAAGCATAATGTATGGCGCGTGCGGGGCCTAATACAA ATTTCTAGATCTATTGGTGATGTATATCTGAAAAAGGCCGAGTTCAATAGAGAACCGCTTTATGCAAAGTTTCGACTTCGTCAGCCGTTCAAGATGCCAATATTGAGCTCAGAACCCTCGATATCAGTTCACCAGTTGCAGCCACATGATCAGTTTATTATATTTGCATCTGATGGACTCTGGGAGCACCTTAGCAATCAAGATGCAGTTgatatagttaaaaaaaatcccCGCTCG GGAATTGCAAGGAGGCTTGTGAAAGCTGCACTTCAAGAAGCAGCAGAGAAGCGAGAAATGAGATATTCAGACCTAAAAAATATTGACCGTGGGGTTCGTCGGCATTTCCACGATGATATTACAGTGATTGTGGTGTTCATCGAGTCAAATCTCGTGAGTAGGGCAAGCAATGTGAAGTTGACTAGTATTTCTGTTCGAGGGGGCGGTGTCAACCTTCGTCCTAACACACTAGCACCTTGTAGTGCTACCTGA
- the LOC101499958 gene encoding uncharacterized protein: protein MIVCVAVVGHQNNPLYIQSFTEADDALKLHHIVHCSLDVVDERVNNPKKSGPMLNETFLGLLYPIENYKVYGYLTNTKVKFILVTTDLDVKDADVRNFFRRFHSAYVDAVSNPFHVPGKKITSRTFAERVSTIVKSFGFSSVA from the exons ATGATCGTCTGCGTCGCCGTCGTCGGTCATCAG AACAATCCGCTGTACATACAGAGCTTCACCGAAGCCGATGATGCTCTCAAGCTTCATCACATCGTCCATTGCTCGCTTGATGTGGTCGACGAGCGAG TTAACAATCCTAAAAAATCTGGACCGATGTTGAATGAGACGTTTCTAGGACTGCTTTATCCTATTGAAAATTACAAAGT TTACGGATATCTGACTAATACAAAGGTCAAATTTATCTTGGTGACCACGGATCTGGATGTTAAAGATGCAGATGTGAGAAAT TTTTTCAGGAGATTCCATTCTGCATATGTGGATGCGGTTTCAAACCCATTCCATGTTCCAGGTAAAAAGATAACATCCAGAACATTTGCAGAAAGAGTGAGCACAATTGTCAAGTCATTTGGTTTTAGTTCAGTTGCGTGA
- the LOC101500304 gene encoding uncharacterized protein, with protein sequence MAGGRFRELMKKYGKVAIGVHLSVSAASITGLYVAIRNNVDVEAILEKFHLGAASXDENPNSDTDSSSLPLKNRTAQMAASAGGAFTLALLCNKALIPVRVPITIALTPPIARFLARRNIVKTGV encoded by the exons aTGGCCGGTGGTCGATTCCGCGAGCTGATGAAAAAGTACGGCAAAGTAGCGATTGGCGTTCACCTCTCCGTTTCAGCAGCTTCCATCACCGGTCTCTACGTCGCCATTAGAAACAACGTCGACGTTGAAGCCATCCTTGAGAAGTTCCACTTGGGTGCAGCCTC NNNCGATGAAAACCCTAATTCTGATACCGACTCTTCCTCTTTGCCGTTGAAGAATCGCACGGCACAGATGGCGGCTTCCGCCGGCGGTGCGTTTACACTAGCTTTACTATGCAACAAGGCTCTGATCCCTGTTCGGGTTCCAATTACTATAGCACTCACGCCCCCGATTGCGAGGTTCTTGGCGAGGAGGAACATTGTGAAGACTGGTGTATGA
- the LOC101501151 gene encoding uncharacterized protein, which translates to MASSPPSSPTDSNPPSAVPLPLPSSAPPPTTSSRRLPPPCWTPEETAALIDAYRDKWYSLGRTNLKATHWQEVADAVTARCPNASPTNKTAVQCRHKMEKLRKRYRSEIQRLRSLPIPRSRSSSSWVHFKSMDSMEKGPSPPPKLENPNHHRETLDENDDLDDDDLYEELKSAAAGGSGSGNTRSLDKLYRNGASGGGFRIRIPTGVSVAQPGSKFFGHQKMNNNQSESGSRGCINGGTRLVKERVGLGKREREREVERERDPVGEMVSAIKVLRDGFVRMEQMKMEMAREIETMRMEMEMKRTEMILESQQRIVEAFAKAVSEKNKKKLHKGNSNNNTVASPSES; encoded by the coding sequence ATGGCCTCTTCACCCCCTTCTTCTCCAACAGATTCCAACCCACCCTCCGCCGTACCCCTCCCTCTCCCCTCATCAGCACCACCTCCAACAACCTCCTCCCGCCGTCTCCCTCCACCTTGCTGGACCCCAGAAGAAACTGCTGCCCTAATCGACGCTTACCGTGACAAATGGTATTCTCTCGGCCGTACAAATCTCAAAGCCACTCATTGGCAAGAAGTCGCTGACGCCGTTACCGCTCGTTGCCCTAATGCTTCACCTACCAATAAAACCGCCGTTCAGTGCCGTCACAAAATGGAAAAACTCCGTAAACGTTACCGATCTGAGATCCAACGGCTCAGGTCTCTCCCAATTCCGCGATCTCGTTCTTCTTCCTCTTGGGTTCATTTCAAATCAATGGATTCAATGGAAAAAGGTCCTTCTCCACCGCCAAAATTAGAAAACCCTAACCACCACCGTGAAACCCTAGACGAAAACGACGATCTCGACGATGACGATCTCTACGAGGAACTCAAAAGCGCCGCTGCTGGTGGTTCCGGTAGCGGAAACACCAGAAGCCTCGATAAACTCTACCGGAACGGTGCTTCCGGCGGTGGATTCAGAATCCGAATCCCAACCGGTGTGAGCGTGGCTCAACCTGGATCTAAGTTTTTCGGTCATCAGAAAATGAATAACAATCAATCGGAATCTGGTTCTCGTGGTTGCATCAATGGTGGAACGAGGCTTGTTAAGGAGAGAGTTGGGTTGGGGAAGAgggagagagaaagagaggtagagagagaaagagaccCTGTTGGTGAAATGGTGAGTGCTATTAAGGTTTTGAGAGATGGATTTGTGAGAATGGAACAGATGAAGATGGAGATGGCTAGAGAGATTGAAACTATGCGTATGGAGATGGAGATGAAGCGAACCGAAATGATTCTTGAGTCTCAACAGAGGATTGTTGAAGCTTTTGCTAAAGCTGTTTCTGAGAAGAACAAGAAGAAACTACACAAGGGTAATAGTAACAACAACACCGTAGCGTCACCTTCAGAATCGTAG
- the LOC101500825 gene encoding cyclin-U4-1-like, whose amino-acid sequence MAEFENPNEMPKLISFLSSLLKRVSESNDMNQQLVQQKNSVFQGLTRPTISIQSYLERIFKYANCSPSCFIVAYVYLDRFTQRQPSLPINSLNVHRLLITSVMVAAKFMDDMYYNNAYYAKVGGITTIEMNFLELDFLFGLGFHLNVTPNTFQVYCVHLQSEMMMMQPLNFTDSSLSLGKSLKTHLCFNEDESSHKKQQQLAV is encoded by the exons ATGGCAGAGTTTGAGAATCCTAATGAAATGCCAAAGCTTATatcttttctctcttctctactCAAAAGGGTATCTGAATCAAATGACATGAACCAACAACTTGTACAACAAAAGAACTCAGTTTTCCAAGGATTAACTCGCCCAACAATCTCAATTCAAAGCTACCTTGAGAGAATATTCAAGTATGCTAATTGTAGTCCATCATGTTTCATTGTTGCATATGTTTATCTTGATCGTTTCACTCAAAGACAACCCTCTTTGCCTATCAACTCACTCAATGTGCATCGATTACTCATTACAAGTGTTATGGTGGCTGCTAAATTCATGGATGACAT GTACTACAACAATGCTTACTATGCAAAAGTTGGAGGAATCACCACTATAGAGATGAACTTTCTTGAGTTGGATTTTCTATTTGGTTTGGGGTTTCATTTAAATGTAACACCAAACACTTTTCAAGTCTATTGTGTTCACCTCCAAAGTGAAATGATGATGATGCAACCTCTAAATTTTACAGATTCTTCCTTAAGTTTAGGAAAATCACTAAAGACCCATTTATGCTTTAATGAAGATGAATCTTCacataaaaaacaacaacaattagctgtatga